In one window of Pseudodesulfovibrio sediminis DNA:
- a CDS encoding alginate lyase family protein, with amino-acid sequence MIRPLVYPLFFLLFAAVAVPLANAGQTLPDTVVLSPQVLHATKQRVLKRDPAVRPAYEQFMWEAEQAVKAPIESPTFKGKTGPSRDNHDYWSISPYWWPDPKKQDGLPFIRRDGQRNPETASDTYDRTRLNRMSKNALTLALAYYLTGNEVYATRATALIKAWCVDPATKANPNMRYAQARPGISDGQPTGIIETRDLILVVDAVRLLEHSRAWGKADTRKVETWFSHYTDWLMHSEFGRKEAGSPNNHGTWFDAQVAVFAYFTGDKKLANTVVGTTPTRRIVRQIMPDGSMPLELERTRSRQYTFFNLEAFFVLAAVGERLGVDLWNWKDPVGPSIRQALDFAASGIDPSQEWPHGRTGAFNPYVHVPLFRRAAVVYKDKRYIDFLKTLPADRLTRDRSFLFY; translated from the coding sequence ATGATCAGACCGCTGGTTTACCCCCTCTTTTTCTTACTTTTTGCCGCAGTTGCGGTTCCCCTTGCCAACGCTGGTCAGACCTTGCCCGACACAGTGGTCCTTTCGCCGCAGGTTCTGCACGCCACGAAACAACGCGTGCTTAAACGTGATCCGGCGGTGCGGCCAGCCTACGAACAATTCATGTGGGAAGCCGAGCAGGCGGTAAAGGCCCCGATCGAGTCGCCGACTTTCAAGGGAAAAACCGGACCGAGCAGAGACAACCATGATTACTGGTCCATCTCGCCCTATTGGTGGCCCGATCCCAAGAAACAAGATGGGCTGCCCTTCATCCGCAGGGATGGCCAACGGAACCCGGAGACGGCGTCCGACACCTATGACCGCACGCGCCTCAACCGCATGAGCAAAAACGCCCTCACGCTGGCTCTGGCCTATTACCTCACCGGCAATGAAGTGTATGCGACCAGGGCGACCGCCCTCATCAAGGCGTGGTGTGTGGACCCGGCCACGAAGGCCAACCCGAATATGCGCTACGCGCAGGCCCGCCCCGGCATATCCGACGGCCAGCCAACGGGTATCATCGAAACGCGCGACCTTATCCTGGTAGTGGACGCGGTGCGACTGCTTGAGCATTCACGCGCATGGGGCAAGGCAGACACCCGCAAAGTTGAAACATGGTTCTCCCACTATACCGACTGGCTCATGCACAGTGAATTTGGCCGCAAGGAAGCCGGTTCTCCCAACAACCACGGGACATGGTTCGATGCGCAGGTCGCTGTTTTCGCCTATTTCACCGGCGACAAAAAGCTGGCCAACACCGTGGTCGGCACCACGCCCACGCGCCGTATCGTGCGCCAGATCATGCCAGACGGGTCCATGCCGCTGGAACTGGAACGCACCCGATCGCGCCAGTATACCTTTTTCAATCTGGAAGCCTTCTTTGTTCTGGCCGCTGTCGGGGAACGCCTGGGCGTTGATCTCTGGAACTGGAAAGACCCGGTTGGCCCTTCCATCAGGCAGGCGCTGGACTTTGCGGCCTCCGGCATCGACCCGAGCCAGGAGTGGCCACACGGCCGGACCGGAGCGTTCAATCCCTATGTCCATGTTCCTCTTTTCCGGCGGGCCGCTGTGGTGTACAAGGACAAACGGTACATTGATTTTCTGAAGACACTGCCCGCTGATCGATTGACGCGGGACCGTTCCTTCCTCTTTTATTAG
- a CDS encoding DNA repair protein RecN, whose protein sequence is MLELLRIRNLALIEDVELEFAPGLNALTGETGAGKSFIMRAVDFLMGERMDKKLVRPGRDKATVEALFVLPEGETVIRRELSAETGRSRVYVNDTLSSQPTIRDMSTRLIIHTSQHGQQKLLSPAFQSEILDSFVPDASLLETRREQLAVLNDVLERKRNLTEKFKDIEKQRDFLEFQKKEIEAVNPQPNEEDELEETRKVIKDRERAGECLQNALDILHGEIGMLDNMTLLTREMEIIARLFPGFEEDREAIEELRMRLHDLDSRLRRGPNEDRDEESMSLDDIEARLFELAKLKRKLRRGLDQIVEMKAEIDESLSFLDAAALDMKNLTREEDAAAQALQATLATLNAARKKAAKELSIRIVDELLDLGFSEHIKVHFEFDARELYPGCEDQRGRLMWVPNPGQPAQPLDKIASGGELSRFLLALVTMRGNKTENKDALPSLIFDEVDAGIGGLTLNSVGDKLRALADRQQMLLITHWPQLAGKADRHFLIMKEVVDGETYTRCDRLESGDIKAELSRMAGGGEQGEALAEKLVR, encoded by the coding sequence ATGCTTGAATTGTTGAGAATCCGAAACCTCGCACTGATCGAAGACGTTGAACTGGAGTTCGCTCCCGGTCTCAATGCGCTCACTGGCGAGACCGGCGCAGGTAAATCCTTCATCATGCGCGCCGTGGACTTTCTCATGGGAGAACGCATGGACAAGAAGCTGGTCCGTCCCGGTCGCGACAAGGCGACCGTGGAAGCCCTCTTTGTCCTGCCTGAAGGTGAAACCGTGATTAGGCGTGAGCTTTCTGCCGAGACCGGACGAAGCCGGGTCTACGTCAACGACACTCTCTCATCCCAGCCCACCATCCGGGACATGAGCACCAGACTGATCATTCACACCTCCCAGCACGGACAACAGAAGCTGTTGTCCCCGGCCTTTCAGTCAGAGATTCTCGACTCCTTTGTTCCTGACGCGTCACTGCTCGAAACCCGCAGGGAGCAGTTGGCCGTGCTCAACGATGTGCTGGAGCGCAAACGGAACCTCACAGAAAAATTCAAGGATATTGAAAAACAGCGTGATTTTCTCGAATTCCAGAAAAAGGAAATCGAAGCCGTCAATCCCCAGCCCAACGAAGAGGACGAGCTGGAAGAGACCCGCAAAGTGATCAAGGATCGGGAGCGGGCGGGCGAATGTCTGCAAAACGCCCTCGATATCCTGCACGGCGAGATCGGCATGCTGGACAATATGACCCTGCTCACCCGCGAGATGGAGATCATCGCCCGGCTCTTTCCCGGGTTCGAGGAGGACCGCGAAGCCATCGAAGAGTTGCGCATGCGGCTCCACGACCTCGACTCCAGACTCCGGCGCGGTCCCAACGAAGACAGAGACGAAGAGTCCATGTCCCTGGATGATATTGAGGCTCGGCTCTTCGAGCTGGCCAAGCTCAAACGAAAACTCCGGCGCGGTCTGGACCAGATCGTGGAGATGAAGGCCGAGATAGATGAAAGCCTCTCCTTCCTCGACGCAGCTGCGCTGGACATGAAGAATCTCACCCGGGAAGAAGACGCGGCCGCCCAGGCCTTGCAGGCGACCCTCGCCACCCTGAATGCCGCCCGAAAAAAAGCGGCCAAGGAGCTGTCCATCCGCATTGTGGATGAATTGCTGGACCTCGGCTTCTCCGAACACATCAAGGTGCATTTCGAATTCGATGCACGCGAGTTGTATCCCGGCTGTGAAGATCAGCGGGGCCGACTCATGTGGGTGCCCAACCCGGGCCAGCCAGCCCAGCCGCTGGACAAGATCGCCTCCGGCGGTGAGCTCTCCAGATTCCTGCTCGCGCTGGTCACCATGCGCGGGAACAAAACCGAAAATAAAGACGCGCTGCCGTCGCTCATATTTGATGAAGTCGACGCTGGAATTGGGGGCTTGACACTGAACTCGGTTGGGGACAAACTCCGCGCCCTTGCCGACCGCCAGCAGATGTTGCTCATCACCCACTGGCCACAGCTCGCAGGCAAGGCAGACCGCCATTTTCTCATCATGAAGGAAGTCGTGGACGGAGAGACCTACACCCGATGCGACCGTCTGGAATCAGGAGACATCAAGGCAGAACTCTCCCGCATGGCAGGCGGCGGCGAACAAGGCGAGGCCCTGGCCGAGAAGTTGGTGAGGTAA
- a CDS encoding MarC family protein has translation MTLFISLYIKLFFLLTPFFVLTVFLSLTENIDVPKQRKLAVRTTIAVLVIALTLYFAGNPIFATLGITLDGFRIGAGALLFLSAVSLLSGKKQRPELDDDDADVAVVPLAIPITVGPASIGTLLILGAELGGASQKIMGAGALIAACLTVGLLLFSASAVQRFIGRMGLSVLTKITGLVLSAMSAQIVFTGIRNFLH, from the coding sequence ATGACCCTCTTCATCTCTCTGTACATAAAACTCTTTTTCCTGCTTACGCCCTTCTTTGTGCTCACGGTTTTCCTTTCGCTGACAGAAAATATCGATGTGCCAAAGCAACGGAAACTGGCCGTGCGCACCACCATCGCCGTATTGGTAATCGCCCTGACCCTCTATTTTGCAGGCAACCCCATCTTCGCCACACTCGGCATCACCCTGGATGGTTTCCGTATTGGCGCAGGAGCGTTGCTCTTCCTGTCCGCGGTCTCCCTGCTGTCAGGCAAGAAACAACGGCCCGAGCTGGATGACGATGATGCGGATGTTGCCGTAGTACCGCTGGCCATCCCCATTACCGTGGGACCGGCATCTATCGGTACCTTGCTGATTCTTGGTGCGGAACTGGGCGGAGCCTCCCAGAAGATCATGGGAGCAGGCGCACTGATCGCCGCCTGTCTTACCGTGGGGTTGCTGCTTTTCTCGGCTTCCGCCGTGCAGCGCTTCATCGGCCGCATGGGCCTGTCCGTACTGACCAAGATTACCGGGCTGGTCCTCTCGGCCATGTCTGCCCAGATCGTGTTCACAGGGATACGGAATTTCCTCCACTAA
- a CDS encoding acyl-[acyl-carrier-protein] thioesterase, with product MKPTEHPFEQTYSIRSYEPRTDGRVSIASICNYMQDIASVHADSLGFGYEALQQSGHFWILARLHVMMDRLPGYSEKATLKTWPSANERLVAMRDFLINDQEKRIGHATSSWVAMNLETHRPDRPEEVLNGRHIPERERALIFPTKAITRLKEANHTTDLKARRADIDINGHVNNVRYVEFCMEAVPHSWTQSNRCMGIDIQFRTESFAGDEYSAGCTESEQDNGMDTFLHSLTRVSDNKEIVRMRSWWKRS from the coding sequence ATGAAACCCACCGAACACCCTTTCGAACAGACATATTCCATTCGATCATACGAACCTCGCACTGACGGTCGCGTGTCCATCGCCTCAATTTGCAACTACATGCAGGACATCGCTTCCGTGCATGCCGACTCCCTTGGTTTTGGCTATGAGGCACTGCAACAGAGCGGTCATTTCTGGATTCTGGCCCGTCTCCACGTCATGATGGACCGTCTGCCGGGATACAGCGAAAAGGCGACCCTCAAGACATGGCCCTCGGCCAACGAACGACTGGTGGCCATGCGCGACTTTCTCATCAATGATCAGGAAAAACGCATCGGTCATGCTACTTCTTCCTGGGTTGCCATGAACCTGGAGACCCACCGCCCGGACCGCCCCGAAGAAGTACTCAATGGACGACATATACCGGAACGGGAACGGGCACTCATCTTCCCCACCAAGGCAATCACCCGTCTCAAGGAAGCGAATCACACCACGGACCTGAAGGCGCGACGGGCAGACATAGACATCAACGGACACGTCAACAACGTACGCTATGTGGAGTTCTGCATGGAAGCCGTTCCGCACTCCTGGACCCAGTCGAACCGCTGCATGGGCATCGATATCCAGTTCAGAACCGAGTCCTTTGCCGGAGACGAATACAGCGCAGGCTGCACCGAATCGGAGCAGGACAACGGCATGGACACCTTTCTCCACAGCCTGACCCGTGTCTCGGACAACAAGGAAATCGTCCGCATGCGATCATGGTGGAAGCGGTCATGA
- a CDS encoding GNAT family N-acetyltransferase, which yields MTHDITIRLDCDGVDWTKAAEIFERAPLGTREPNQLARTFANSDLVCFAWDDETLVGLGRALSDGEKQSVVYDLCILPEYQGQKIGSIMMEVILETLTTPNVVLWAVPGKEPFYARFGFNPMRTAMALFENPDSSAEKGYIDI from the coding sequence ATGACACATGATATCACCATCCGGCTCGACTGCGACGGCGTGGACTGGACCAAGGCTGCTGAAATCTTTGAGAGAGCGCCACTGGGCACGCGTGAGCCGAACCAATTGGCGCGGACCTTTGCCAACAGTGACCTTGTCTGCTTTGCCTGGGACGATGAAACGCTCGTGGGCCTGGGGCGCGCCCTGAGTGACGGCGAAAAGCAATCCGTTGTATACGACCTGTGTATCCTCCCGGAATATCAAGGACAAAAAATCGGATCGATCATGATGGAAGTCATTCTTGAGACGCTCACGACACCCAACGTGGTCTTGTGGGCAGTGCCGGGCAAGGAACCGTTCTATGCCCGATTCGGTTTCAACCCCATGCGTACAGCCATGGCCCTGTTTGAAAATCCGGATTCTTCGGCTGAAAAAGGATACATTGACATCTGA
- a CDS encoding transporter substrate-binding domain-containing protein has protein sequence MPNILFIRLILFLLSALFFVGIPSGAHAKQFSHLTVIQDNAYRPYSYLDENNEPQGYLIDFWDHFGKVNGVEISFKLGTWQQGLDKIQNGEGDIHGGLFYSEERDAFLDFGNAICSLSTILYISNTATMEEAATCPVGVVKGGYTEYFMRTTRPTRTAYTYPSLDQTVQAAANGELLAFLADQPTAFYAMSRYGIQDTFTAGERLYTKSLQVAVKNGNKELLDFITQGWRKMDRQHLNYIHKKWFMDAETGPDWLLTTTLIGAILVFFGIAISLFHHHSDYFNRN, from the coding sequence ATGCCTAATATCCTGTTCATCCGCCTCATATTATTCCTTCTCTCCGCTCTGTTCTTCGTAGGCATCCCTTCCGGCGCCCACGCAAAACAATTTTCCCACCTGACGGTCATTCAAGACAACGCATACCGCCCCTATTCCTACCTGGATGAAAACAATGAACCACAAGGGTATCTCATCGATTTCTGGGACCATTTCGGCAAAGTAAACGGTGTGGAGATCTCGTTCAAACTCGGCACATGGCAACAGGGGCTGGATAAGATACAAAACGGTGAAGGAGATATCCATGGCGGGCTGTTCTACTCTGAGGAACGGGATGCCTTTCTCGATTTTGGCAACGCGATATGCTCACTGAGCACCATTCTCTACATCAGCAACACTGCGACCATGGAAGAAGCGGCCACCTGCCCGGTAGGGGTCGTCAAAGGCGGCTACACAGAGTATTTCATGAGGACGACACGCCCCACCCGGACCGCTTACACCTACCCGTCACTGGACCAAACAGTCCAGGCGGCTGCAAATGGTGAACTGCTCGCTTTTCTGGCCGACCAGCCCACGGCTTTCTACGCCATGTCACGCTATGGAATACAGGACACCTTTACCGCGGGGGAGCGGCTCTACACAAAGTCCCTGCAGGTCGCCGTAAAAAACGGCAACAAGGAACTGCTTGACTTCATAACGCAGGGATGGAGAAAAATGGACAGGCAGCATCTGAACTATATTCACAAGAAATGGTTCATGGACGCCGAGACTGGCCCTGACTGGCTGCTCACAACAACGCTTATAGGCGCCATCCTCGTCTTTTTCGGCATAGCCATCAGCCTGTTCCACCACCACTCAGACTATTTCAACAGAAACTAG
- a CDS encoding HD-GYP domain-containing protein gives MSDTRTDESFGETYLQISPNILETFPKFRPPVDLYVFDTKVGQVKKYHKARERLSLKGQGEVADFALEGQLYLLRDDYLVYAEHLSKQLGLLLVEEGFTPVEVAEILFLAFRNRVETFFDQPQEAAYKDLVKDISILAEYIWTDPARLAFLTRTLDREYNLAVHSVNTMFIGLAIYAKVTNGRFERNDLVNFALGFILHDLGMTMVPRFIKDKEQYLVRRDRESIQKHIDAGLNMLKRLKVDTPVIIECMSQHHERLDGSGYPERRVGKGISLAGRVCALADSFSAMIGERPYRGPRGITEAALSLTEEPTRYETVLAKILAVIILEGEEDRAESC, from the coding sequence ATGTCGGATACGCGGACGGACGAATCTTTTGGCGAAACATATTTGCAGATAAGTCCCAATATTCTCGAAACCTTTCCCAAATTCAGGCCTCCGGTCGATCTCTACGTCTTTGATACGAAGGTGGGGCAGGTCAAGAAATACCACAAGGCCAGAGAGCGTCTGTCCCTCAAGGGACAGGGCGAAGTGGCGGACTTTGCCTTGGAGGGCCAGCTCTATCTGCTGCGTGACGACTATCTGGTCTATGCAGAGCATCTGAGCAAACAACTCGGGCTCTTGCTGGTGGAAGAGGGGTTCACGCCTGTGGAAGTCGCTGAAATCCTGTTTCTTGCTTTTCGCAACAGGGTGGAGACGTTTTTTGATCAACCCCAGGAGGCGGCCTACAAGGATCTGGTCAAGGACATCTCGATTCTGGCTGAATACATATGGACGGATCCGGCCCGGTTGGCATTCCTGACACGGACGCTGGACAGGGAGTACAATCTGGCCGTGCATTCCGTGAACACCATGTTCATCGGTCTGGCAATATATGCCAAGGTCACCAATGGCAGGTTCGAACGAAACGATCTTGTCAATTTTGCCTTGGGGTTTATTCTACATGATCTGGGAATGACCATGGTTCCACGATTCATCAAGGATAAGGAACAGTATCTGGTGCGTCGTGACAGGGAATCCATTCAGAAACACATTGATGCCGGTCTGAACATGTTGAAGAGGCTCAAGGTCGATACGCCGGTCATTATTGAATGCATGAGCCAGCATCACGAGCGGCTTGATGGTTCCGGGTACCCAGAGCGTCGAGTCGGCAAGGGTATCTCCCTTGCGGGCAGGGTGTGCGCGCTGGCTGATTCTTTCTCGGCCATGATAGGCGAGCGGCCATACCGTGGTCCTCGGGGCATAACAGAGGCCGCCTTGTCCCTGACAGAAGAACCGACCAGGTACGAGACGGTTCTGGCCAAGATCCTAGCGGTCATCATACTCGAAGGTGAAGAGGACAGGGCGGAGAGTTGTTGA